Part of the Citrus sinensis cultivar Valencia sweet orange chromosome 2, DVS_A1.0, whole genome shotgun sequence genome, AGGACATTCCTTGCATATCTCTAACCATGGGTGCATCGGCAATGCATAAACTTAGGTAATTAGTGTATATTTGTCAAATCTCTTCTTAGATGATCTCATGTACAGCTTTTTATGCAGCCCTCTCATCCAATTAAACCTCTTGGGAGTGACcatgttttgtaattttagtgCAGGCCCCAACCGTCCTGGGACCGCACCTGCACAGCAGCTGCAGCCATTGGCCTCCTTTCTGAGCTGCAACTCCTTCCAAAATTTAGTTCATGTGGATTGGATGAAGCGGTTGAAGCAATAGAGGATGCCTTGGCTGTTTTGTTAGAAGCACTAACGACCAGACGGCTTCGAATGGGCAGGTCCGTCACTCGTAAAGCAAGACATAACCTCAACCTCTGGTAGCTAACCGATAACGCATTCTGCTCTGTATGGGTATTACATACTGTTAGTCGGATAAAAAATAGGAGAACCTTGCCTCATCAAAATATAGGAGAATCTTGCCTCATCATTTCCAGCCAGTCCCACTGATCTCTCTTCTTTTAGCACAAGTTAGCAGCAATAGCACAGATTTATACTCACCAGTTGACACATGGATAGTTTTCATGCTCTTTCCTTTCAGTTGTGGGTGTTACGGAGTTTAGCCTCGCTTTTTGAGCATAAAAAACATCGTTGTAATAAGcttaaattgatttattattgtaCAACATTAAAACCCGCATTGGCTTCCTATCATTTTAGCccattttgacttttttaCCCCTATATTCTCTCAATTCATAAACATTTTGATTAAGATCAATTGATATCATTGGTTCAGCACCATCTATATTCTCATAATGATagattttagtaaaatattaatcctTTTTTGTGGATaagagtaaaaatattaatttaaaattaaatatagcCCCACTTTTTCACCAGTAAGTAACCGAACCAATGCCTAAATGGCAAAAACATGGAGCAATACTAAATGAACAAAATTGtaacaaaaagatttttcttttaattaattttgaggaTTTTAgcgaaaaaaatcattaaaggaaatttcaaaaattcacaaaaaaaaaatattttgttggcAGTTAGGTAATTTTATACACAGCTACTTTCATACCGACCACAGGACATGACCTGAGTCAGCTGACTGGGTGTCTTGTTGCCACCATTCTTGCAACATTTTCCTCTCCTCCGTTTCTCCCGCTCTgctaataaaagtaaaatagaaaTGAACATAAAAGGAATGGCGATAACAACCTGGGAAATTTTCTGTAAAAGGGTGAACCCATTACAGGAGTCGGAGATCGTCTCATTGATCTCTGAAAAAAGAGAGACAATGAGCTTCGACCACTGcgttcaatttattctcttctctcttctcATTCAATGGGCTGCTTCCTCTTCTGTAGTATCCGGTAACTCGCTGTTCGTCCTTATCTTTGCAATTTggtttttttccctttttttttatttggatgtTTGCATGCAGATGATATCTTTGAATCTTATAAAGCTACCAGCCGTAACCTTCTTCAAGTCAAAGAAAGTATGttctttgtaaataaattaattcttaattgctctttttcttttcttttggcaGAATGTAGAATTCGCAGATATTGATATTTCAACGTTGAAAAGCAGGCATCTATTAATTAGCTTCCAAAATAATGTATATGCGCCATTTGTTTCtacttttttcaaataagaattttgcttagaaatttataaaatagcTAATTGGCTGTTGTATCTGTCACAGAAATGAATTATTACTCtgataaagtaaataaatttaccttcattatatattatatataacacCATTTGCAGTACACTTATAGTTAATTACATTAGGGTATATCGCATTAAGATATTTGGTATACTTTAGActgtattatatataatattattttatattaatattaatattgaaatagtattatttaaatttattaaaaattaattttttaaattaattatttatatgttatttttataacataaaaataatttaataaatactattatcaaataatataatattataatattataaatataaatataatataatataacacaatatactattaaattttcaatttagtcataaatcaaatttcatttattaatgtcaacaataattacttaattaatttttaaatttagtgttattaaataataaattattgaataattaaaagatttattatatatttaaactaaaataattaaaatgattttatgtaataaaagtaaataatgcattattatttacttattaagtatttagatttattaatattttatattattatttaaattgaactgcattgaataaaaataaaaattaatatttaacaaatttaaattgattttcaataataaaaatgaaaatatgaatagtattttaataaaatacagCCTATGCCCTACTTTTTcatggttttattttatactccTTTCATTGTATTAGTcacttttttaatataatataatgcaattaaaaattacaactaAATACAAGtttatataagaataatattttaatacaatacCATATAGTGTAATACGATCAGCCAAAAGCATCCTTGCAATCCCAAATTGGTAGTGATAGGATATGAACACGTTCCAAGATCATGGATATTGTCATGGTTGAAGATTTGTTTTCTCGGCTAATTATGCATTGATGTTGCTCGATAACTTTTAACGGGCATGAAAAAATTCTGTGCGGATATGCCTTGTAGATCCTTCTAAAACATCTAGTGACATTAGTTGTAAAAGTATGCTATGATGATATGTTTCGCTTATTACAATCTGCAGAATGTCCTGAAAATTTCGAGGACAAGAACTACACAATCATCACAAGCAGGTGTAAAGGACCCGAATACCCAGCTGATCAATGCTGTCCGGCATTTAAGGAGTTTGCTTGTCCCATTCGCGATAAGATTAATGACCCGAAAACTGATTGTGCTCAGACAATGTTCAGTTACATAAATCTCTATGGGAGATTCCCACCTGGCCTATTTGCCCATAAGTGTCGTGAAGGGAAAGAAGGTCTCAAGTGCGACGAACCTACTCTCCCACCATCGGGTAGTGCAGCAGCTGTTCATTCCACCCCATTGCTTCTCACAGCTGGCTTCCTGGTGTTACTGCCCTTGATGCTGTAGAGGCTTAAATGTGAAAAACCAATAATACGTTTTCT contains:
- the LOC102609720 gene encoding GPI-anchored protein LLG3, whose protein sequence is MNIKGMAITTWEIFCKRVNPLQESEIVSLISEKRETMSFDHCVQFILFSLLIQWAASSSVVSDDIFESYKATSRNLLQVKEKCPENFEDKNYTIITSRCKGPEYPADQCCPAFKEFACPIRDKINDPKTDCAQTMFSYINLYGRFPPGLFAHKCREGKEGLKCDEPTLPPSGSAAAVHSTPLLLTAGFLVLLPLML